A window of Neisseria canis contains these coding sequences:
- the ppsA gene encoding phosphoenolpyruvate synthase, with amino-acid sequence MSSNYVIWFENLRMTDVESVGGKNASLGEMISQLTEKGVRVPGGFATTADAYRAFLAHNGLNERISAALATLDVEDVTELARVGKDIRQWILDTPFPEQLDQEIETAWNKMVADAGTDQISVAVRSSATAEDLPDASFAGQQETFLNINGLENVKEAMHHVFASLYNDRAISYRVHKGFAHDIVALSAGVQRMVRSDSGAAGVMFSIDTESGFEDVVFVTSSYGLGETVVQGAVNPDEFYVHKPTLKAGKPAILRKTMGSKLIKMTFTDSAQAGKSVQTVNVPEADRKQFSITNDEITELAKYALIIEEHYGRPMDIEWGRDGLDGKLYILQARPETVKSQEADNRVLRRYNISNKGEVLCEGRAIGQKVGQGKIRLVKDASQMDIVQAGDILVTDMTDPDWEPVMKRAAAIVTNRGGRTCHAAIIARELGIPAVVGCGNASEVLSEGQEVTVSCAEGDTGVIYSGLANVEVNEIPLDNMPESPTKIMMNVGNPELAFSFSNLPSEGIGLARMEFIINRQIGIHPKALLEFDSQDADIKEEITERIAGYASPVDFYVDKIAEGVATLAASVYPRKVIVRMSDFKSNEYAGLVGGNRYEPHEENPMLGFRGAARYVSDDFKECFALECKALKYVRDEMGLTNVEIMIPFVRTLAEAELVIKALKENGLERGKNGLRLIMMCEVPSNALLAEQFLQYFDGFSIGSNDMTQLTLGVDRDSGGPIAATFDERNAAVKVMLHLAISACRKHNKYVGICGQGPSDHKDFAKWLVEEGIGSVSLNPDTVIETWLYLANELKK; translated from the coding sequence ATGTCTTCAAATTACGTTATCTGGTTTGAAAACCTGCGTATGACCGACGTGGAAAGCGTCGGCGGTAAAAATGCTTCTTTGGGCGAAATGATCAGTCAGCTCACTGAAAAAGGCGTCCGCGTACCCGGCGGTTTCGCCACAACTGCCGATGCTTATCGCGCCTTCTTGGCACACAACGGTTTGAACGAACGCATTTCTGCCGCTTTGGCTACTTTGGATGTAGAAGATGTAACCGAATTGGCACGGGTAGGTAAAGATATCCGCCAATGGATTTTGGATACACCTTTCCCCGAGCAATTGGATCAAGAAATTGAAACAGCATGGAACAAAATGGTAGCCGATGCCGGCACCGACCAAATTTCCGTAGCCGTTCGCTCTTCTGCCACTGCAGAAGACTTGCCTGACGCATCCTTTGCCGGTCAACAAGAAACATTCTTGAATATCAACGGCTTGGAAAACGTGAAAGAAGCAATGCATCATGTATTCGCCTCTCTTTACAATGACCGCGCCATTTCTTACCGTGTGCACAAAGGTTTTGCACATGACATCGTTGCGTTATCCGCCGGTGTTCAACGCATGGTTCGTTCAGACAGCGGTGCAGCCGGTGTGATGTTCTCTATCGACACAGAATCCGGTTTTGAAGACGTTGTATTCGTTACTTCATCATACGGCTTGGGCGAAACCGTAGTACAAGGTGCGGTAAACCCCGACGAATTCTACGTTCACAAGCCTACTCTGAAAGCCGGCAAACCCGCTATCCTGCGCAAAACCATGGGCTCCAAGCTCATTAAAATGACATTTACCGACAGCGCGCAAGCCGGTAAATCGGTACAAACTGTCAACGTACCTGAAGCAGACCGCAAACAATTCTCGATTACCAACGACGAAATCACCGAATTGGCCAAATACGCTCTGATTATCGAAGAGCACTACGGCCGCCCGATGGATATCGAATGGGGTCGCGACGGTTTGGACGGCAAGCTGTACATTCTGCAAGCCCGCCCGGAAACCGTTAAATCCCAAGAAGCCGACAACCGCGTATTGCGCCGCTACAACATCAGCAATAAAGGCGAAGTGTTGTGCGAAGGCCGCGCAATCGGCCAAAAAGTAGGCCAAGGTAAAATACGCCTGGTGAAAGACGCTTCTCAAATGGATATCGTTCAAGCCGGCGATATTTTAGTTACCGATATGACCGACCCGGATTGGGAACCGGTTATGAAGCGCGCCGCAGCAATTGTTACCAACCGCGGCGGCCGTACTTGCCACGCTGCCATCATCGCGCGCGAATTGGGCATTCCGGCCGTTGTAGGTTGCGGCAACGCATCCGAAGTATTGAGCGAAGGCCAAGAAGTTACGGTATCTTGCGCCGAAGGCGATACAGGCGTGATCTATTCGGGCTTGGCCAATGTTGAAGTGAATGAAATTCCGCTCGACAACATGCCGGAATCGCCTACCAAAATCATGATGAACGTGGGCAACCCAGAATTGGCATTCTCTTTCTCCAACCTGCCTAGCGAAGGTATCGGCTTGGCGCGCATGGAATTCATCATCAACCGCCAAATCGGCATCCACCCGAAAGCCCTGTTGGAGTTCGACAGCCAAGATGCCGATATTAAAGAAGAAATCACCGAGCGCATTGCCGGCTATGCTTCTCCGGTTGACTTCTATGTAGATAAAATTGCAGAAGGCGTTGCCACACTGGCTGCTTCGGTTTATCCGCGCAAAGTTATTGTGCGCATGTCCGATTTCAAATCAAACGAATATGCAGGATTGGTTGGCGGCAACCGTTACGAGCCGCACGAAGAAAACCCGATGCTGGGCTTCCGCGGTGCTGCGCGTTATGTGTCTGATGATTTCAAAGAATGTTTTGCTTTGGAATGTAAGGCATTGAAATATGTGCGCGATGAAATGGGTCTGACCAATGTGGAAATCATGATTCCGTTTGTCCGCACTTTGGCAGAAGCCGAGCTGGTAATCAAGGCCTTGAAAGAAAACGGCTTGGAGCGCGGCAAAAACGGCTTGCGTTTGATCATGATGTGTGAAGTTCCGAGCAATGCCTTGCTGGCCGAACAATTCCTGCAATATTTCGACGGCTTCTCAATCGGTTCCAACGATATGACCCAATTGACTTTGGGTGTGGACCGCGACAGCGGCGGCCCGATTGCTGCCACTTTCGATGAGCGCAATGCTGCTGTGAAAGTGATGTTGCACTTGGCTATCTCTGCCTGCCGCAAACACAACAAATATGTGGGCATCTGCGGTCAAGGCCCTTCCGACCACAAAGATTTTGCCAAATGGTTAGTTGAAGAAGGCATCGGAAGCGTGTCGCTGAACCCCGATACCGTAATCGAAACTTGGCTGTATCTGGCAAACGAACTGAAGAAATAA
- a CDS encoding LemA family protein: MFKKWLATLALITSMFALSGCGYNTMQTQDEAANAAWSEVLNQYQRRADLIPNLVNTVKGYAKHEEEVFTRVTEARSKVGSMQMTEEDATDPEKVKQYQQAQGELSSALSRLLVVSENYPQLKADQNFRDLQAQLEGTENRISLARNNYIKSVQTYNTTIRQFPQNLTAKIFGMKTRANFTVENEAAVSTAPKVQF; encoded by the coding sequence ATGTTTAAAAAATGGCTGGCTACTTTAGCCCTCATCACCTCTATGTTTGCCCTAAGTGGCTGCGGCTATAACACCATGCAAACCCAAGACGAAGCAGCCAACGCGGCTTGGTCGGAAGTGTTAAACCAATACCAGCGCCGCGCCGATTTGATTCCCAATTTGGTAAACACCGTTAAAGGCTATGCCAAGCACGAAGAAGAAGTATTCACCCGCGTTACCGAAGCCCGTAGCAAAGTCGGCAGCATGCAGATGACTGAGGAAGATGCTACCGATCCGGAAAAAGTGAAGCAATATCAGCAAGCCCAAGGCGAATTGAGCAGCGCTTTATCGCGCCTTTTGGTGGTTTCCGAAAACTATCCGCAATTGAAAGCCGACCAAAACTTCCGCGATTTGCAAGCCCAGCTTGAAGGCACGGAAAACCGCATTTCCCTTGCTCGCAACAATTACATCAAATCGGTGCAAACCTATAACACCACCATCCGCCAGTTCCCGCAAAACCTTACGGCAAAAATCTTCGGCATGAAAACCCGTGCCAACTTTACCGTAGAAAACGAAGCAGCCGTATCAACTGCGCCTAAAGTACAGTTTTAA
- a CDS encoding TPM domain-containing protein, whose translation MLSLTHRLGASIAMLLCSIWLFAAELASVPPLTAPVMDTAQMMEPKAREGLNQHLLQYSREKGSQIVILTVPAIEPETPFDYSARVMEQWKLGRANVSDGVLLLLVRDERKTHLAVGRGLEGAIPDVYAKRILEDVLRPYLRNGQVDQGIFAATAQLEKLIAGEKLPEAAQPDENRDEGFGESFIILLLIPFFAGGFLKAIFGRTLGSLFTGGVMFGATMLFGWSVVIAIIAALAGTLLSFIIGSTAFISGGGGGRGGFGGGFGGGGWSGGGGLGGGGSFGSGGGFSGGGGSFGGGGASGGW comes from the coding sequence ATGTTGTCTCTAACGCACCGCTTGGGCGCATCGATAGCCATGCTGCTTTGCAGCATTTGGCTGTTTGCCGCCGAACTGGCAAGCGTTCCGCCGCTTACCGCACCGGTAATGGATACGGCTCAGATGATGGAGCCGAAAGCCCGCGAAGGGCTAAATCAGCATTTACTGCAATACAGCCGCGAAAAAGGCAGCCAGATCGTTATCCTTACCGTTCCGGCCATTGAGCCGGAAACGCCGTTTGACTATTCGGCGCGCGTGATGGAGCAATGGAAACTCGGCAGAGCAAACGTCAGCGACGGCGTGCTGCTGCTTCTGGTGAGGGATGAACGCAAAACGCATCTCGCCGTAGGCAGAGGTTTAGAAGGCGCGATTCCCGATGTGTATGCAAAAAGAATTTTGGAAGACGTTTTGCGGCCTTATTTGCGTAACGGGCAAGTTGACCAAGGCATTTTTGCAGCCACGGCACAGCTTGAAAAACTGATTGCCGGCGAAAAGCTGCCCGAAGCAGCACAGCCCGATGAAAACCGTGACGAGGGTTTTGGCGAAAGCTTTATTATTCTTTTGCTGATACCTTTCTTTGCCGGAGGATTTCTAAAAGCCATTTTCGGGCGCACGCTCGGCAGCCTGTTCACTGGCGGCGTGATGTTCGGCGCAACCATGCTGTTTGGTTGGAGCGTAGTTATTGCAATTATTGCCGCACTCGCAGGCACCCTTTTATCCTTCATTATCGGCTCGACTGCCTTCATTTCCGGCGGAGGGGGCGGTAGAGGCGGCTTCGGAGGCGGTTTTGGCGGTGGCGGTTGGAGTGGTGGCGGCGGCCTCGGAGGGGGCGGAAGCTTCGGTAGCGGAGGCGGTTTTAGCGGCGGTGGCGGCAGCTTCGGCGGCGGCGGCGCATCAGGAGGCTGGTAA
- a CDS encoding TPM domain-containing protein translates to MEQNRFKRLWQHWLHPRQRVERYFPTHDLKRISEEIGLSEKNHQGQVRFVIESRYPSAAVLNGLDTRTRARQWFGELDVWDTELNTGVLVYISFADHIVEIVADRGISAKVPTRQWQEVCQNMLEHFKRDEFVAGLERGLKEVTAVLTEHFPQNPQESVDELPNDVVLR, encoded by the coding sequence ATGGAACAGAATAGATTCAAACGCTTATGGCAACACTGGCTGCACCCGCGCCAACGTGTGGAACGCTATTTTCCAACTCATGATTTAAAACGCATCAGCGAAGAGATAGGCCTGTCTGAAAAAAACCATCAAGGGCAGGTTCGGTTTGTGATTGAGTCGCGCTATCCGTCGGCTGCCGTTTTAAACGGCTTGGACACCCGCACCCGCGCCCGACAATGGTTCGGCGAATTGGATGTGTGGGATACCGAGCTGAACACCGGTGTGCTGGTTTACATTTCGTTCGCCGATCATATAGTGGAAATCGTGGCAGACCGCGGCATCTCGGCAAAAGTGCCTACCCGGCAATGGCAGGAAGTTTGCCAAAATATGCTCGAACATTTCAAACGCGATGAATTTGTGGCCGGTTTGGAGCGCGGCTTGAAGGAAGTAACCGCCGTGCTTACCGAACATTTCCCGCAAAATCCTCAAGAATCGGTAGACGAATTACCGAATGATGTGGTATTGAGATAA
- a CDS encoding acetylornithine transaminase → MQNYITPNFSFAPVIPERASGSRVWDTEGREYIDLAGGIAVNALGHCHPELVEALTRQAQKMWHVSNLYTTRAAQELAQKLVEHTFADKVFFCNSGAEANEAALKLARKYARDHYGAEKNEIIACVNAFHGRTLFTVSVGGQPKYSRDFAPLPPGITHVPFNDIAALEAAISDTTCAVIIEPIQGESGVLPATAEYLQAARRLCDRHKACLIFDEVQTGMGRTGKLFAYQHSGVTPDIMTSAKALGCGFPIGAMLTTEKTAASFGPGTHGTTFGGNPLACAVGSKAFDIINTPQTLAHVKQQGEKLKQALMRLGEETGVFQTVRGEGLLIGCVLADQYAGKAGEINALALAHGLMILVAGTDVLRLAPSLLVTDEDIEAGVAKLRAALQEWLQVCSKA, encoded by the coding sequence ATGCAGAACTATATTACCCCTAATTTCTCTTTCGCTCCCGTGATTCCCGAACGCGCTTCGGGCAGCCGAGTTTGGGATACCGAAGGGCGAGAATACATTGATTTGGCAGGGGGCATCGCCGTGAATGCGCTCGGCCACTGCCATCCCGAGCTGGTGGAAGCGCTCACGCGGCAGGCGCAGAAAATGTGGCATGTTTCCAATCTTTACACCACACGCGCCGCGCAGGAGCTGGCACAGAAGCTGGTGGAGCATACGTTTGCCGACAAAGTGTTTTTCTGCAATTCCGGTGCCGAAGCCAACGAAGCAGCGTTGAAGCTGGCGCGCAAATACGCCCGCGATCATTACGGCGCGGAAAAAAACGAAATTATCGCCTGCGTGAATGCGTTTCACGGGCGCACGCTTTTTACCGTGAGCGTGGGCGGGCAGCCGAAATACAGCCGGGATTTTGCCCCGCTGCCGCCGGGCATTACCCATGTGCCGTTTAATGACATTGCCGCGCTCGAGGCTGCAATCAGCGACACAACCTGCGCCGTGATTATCGAGCCGATACAAGGTGAAAGCGGTGTGTTGCCTGCCACGGCGGAATACCTGCAAGCCGCGCGCCGTTTGTGCGACCGGCACAAGGCCTGCCTGATTTTTGACGAAGTTCAGACAGGCATGGGGCGCACGGGCAAATTGTTTGCCTACCAACACAGCGGTGTAACGCCCGATATTATGACTTCTGCCAAAGCTTTGGGCTGCGGTTTCCCCATAGGCGCTATGCTCACCACGGAAAAAACCGCCGCCAGTTTCGGCCCGGGCACGCACGGCACAACGTTCGGCGGCAACCCGCTTGCCTGCGCGGTGGGCTCGAAAGCGTTCGACATCATCAACACGCCGCAAACGCTCGCGCATGTTAAGCAGCAAGGGGAGAAATTGAAACAGGCATTGATGCGGTTGGGAGAAGAAACCGGTGTATTCCAAACCGTGCGCGGAGAAGGTTTGCTGATAGGCTGCGTGTTGGCGGATCAATACGCGGGGAAAGCGGGCGAGATTAACGCGTTGGCCTTGGCGCACGGCCTGATGATTTTGGTGGCGGGCACCGATGTGCTGCGCCTTGCGCCCAGCCTGCTGGTAACGGATGAAGACATTGAAGCGGGCGTGGCGAAGCTGCGCGCGGCTTTGCAGGAGTGGTTGCAGGTTTGCAGCAAAGCGTAA
- a CDS encoding glycerate kinase, whose translation MKILIAPDSFKESLTAQEAADAVECGLKKALPDAEYVKVPMADGGEGTVQSLLDATGGRRQTVDVCAPLGDRVAASFGLSGDGKTAFIEMAAASGLHLVPHEKRNPLITTSYGTGELIRAALEAGVGKIILGIGGSATNDGGAGMLQALGARLLDVDGTELPPGGAALAGLARIDLSGLDACLKEVAVEVACDVDNPLCGEQGASAVFGTQKGATPQMVAELDAALNRFAHIVERDSGISIAHHPGAGAAGGMGGGLFLLPNACLKSGVEIVMEAVGLAEKIKDADWVITGEGRMDGQSVRGKTPAGVAKLAKRFGKPVIAIVGSLGDDYAAVYDAGIDAVFPIIRSVGSLEETLRQARANLIASAENVGRLYLAVSGTNRYSKP comes from the coding sequence ATGAAGATTCTTATTGCGCCCGATTCGTTTAAAGAAAGCCTGACCGCGCAGGAAGCGGCAGATGCGGTGGAATGCGGTTTAAAAAAAGCGCTGCCGGATGCGGAATATGTGAAAGTGCCGATGGCCGACGGCGGCGAGGGCACGGTTCAGTCGCTGCTGGATGCCACGGGCGGGCGGCGGCAAACGGTTGACGTGTGTGCACCGTTGGGGGATAGAGTGGCGGCTTCGTTCGGTTTGTCGGGCGACGGAAAAACGGCATTTATCGAAATGGCCGCCGCTTCCGGCCTGCATTTGGTGCCGCATGAAAAACGCAATCCGTTAATCACCACGAGCTACGGCACGGGCGAGCTGATTCGCGCGGCGCTTGAAGCGGGTGTCGGCAAAATCATTTTGGGCATAGGCGGCAGTGCCACCAATGACGGCGGGGCGGGTATGTTGCAGGCTTTGGGCGCGCGCCTGCTGGATGTCGACGGCACGGAATTGCCGCCGGGCGGCGCGGCTTTGGCGGGCTTGGCGCGTATCGATCTGAGCGGGTTGGATGCCTGTCTGAAAGAGGTTGCGGTTGAAGTGGCATGTGATGTGGATAATCCTTTGTGCGGGGAACAGGGCGCGTCGGCCGTGTTCGGCACGCAGAAAGGTGCTACGCCGCAAATGGTTGCAGAACTGGATGCGGCGCTGAACCGGTTTGCGCATATTGTCGAGCGGGATTCGGGCATTTCGATTGCGCATCATCCGGGCGCCGGGGCGGCGGGCGGTATGGGCGGCGGTTTGTTTTTGCTGCCCAATGCCTGTCTGAAAAGCGGTGTTGAGATTGTGATGGAAGCCGTGGGGTTGGCGGAAAAAATTAAGGATGCCGATTGGGTGATTACCGGAGAGGGGCGGATGGACGGCCAAAGCGTGCGCGGCAAAACGCCTGCCGGTGTGGCCAAGCTCGCCAAACGCTTCGGCAAACCGGTGATTGCCATCGTGGGCAGTTTGGGCGATGATTATGCAGCCGTTTACGATGCAGGCATTGATGCGGTGTTTCCCATTATCCGAAGCGTAGGCAGTTTGGAAGAAACCTTGCGGCAAGCCCGCGCCAATTTGATTGCAAGCGCCGAAAATGTCGGCAGGCTTTATTTGGCGGTGTCCGGCACAAACCGATATAGCAAACCATAA